In Cryptococcus gattii WM276 chromosome A, complete sequence, one genomic interval encodes:
- a CDS encoding Protein kinase of the PAK/Ste20 kinase family, putative;Kic1p (Similar to TIGR gene model, INSD accession AAW40920.1): MPLSEARYLAALPAQSKEAAPDSLYQKLEIVGKGAYGAVYRGKHIATGHIVALKIINLDTEDDDVADIQKEISLLQQLATSGGPPPNVIKYYGSLMQGPRVWIIMEYAEGGSIRTLSRAQPLKELHICLVVREVLLALAFLHKNGVIHRDIKAANILLTTQPHRILLCDFGVAALLQSSTSKRSTFVGTPYWMAPEVVTEGRMYDAKADIWSLGITLLEMAYGEPPMSGQPAARAVMLLGDKRMRAPRLEGDHWSKEMRDFVVGCLNEEPADRLSAEELSKSKWIKQQSKTPLTAMNDLIARYQAWKESGGQRQSLAAGVGASVDDDDDDHHHPDGHPADGDWAFDTVRSRASMLLGKEQSEDTALSNLSPPTARPAPAPQSLRRLFHDESSTDPDPFQSFAHQQPPTPQTTEGSSTIKQTGRFPSPEQSDLPPLDNRGSPPQTPSKRNEFDGQTIRQARLGRDGRSPTPLMITTDYPPSSSNTPSAMPTATYHPVQTSQEPTPIARTDHTATTTTATAAAVPSPRRIQNKMSLDNLSLTPTSKTQPAVEERSKSSGGMRRPSASDARDGLRGFQFPLMTKSGPGTTTTTTSAASSSTAQAPASGKLFPPSLNRNRSASPTFPFADPLTTTTTTTTTTTTTTTTTSPTGTSSPGFGGIALGPRPPMMRQASVAVMEGRATSQSQSQAQAQALALALAQTQAQQLQQQQQQQQHQQQGPASPPSLKKTVALAVPYPIGLGRPGMSASTAAAAGGSGVGGGGQGMMIRSRSGSKAEDGHPVGLRDLLKFSPAVPDMPDLLPPSPSVATTPHKFFPSPSPLAQTTQAHAEPPSAAAVAAAISSLPTFASAPMSAAASQTSLASTGTIPASAPPGLATQPAAFASVNAKLGPPIRPLDLSTLESDDVFDELGRMVDDMQSWLSCVESGLEELLATGVDSHSA; encoded by the exons ATGCCTCTCTCGGAAGCGCGTTACCTCGCCGCGCTCCCAGCACAGAGCAAAGAGGCCGCCCCAGACTCACTCTACCAG AAACTCGAAATCGTCGGAAAGGGTGCGTACGGCGCAGTCTACAGGGGAAAACACATTGCTACAGGCCATATCGTTGCACTCAAAATCATAAATCTCGACACTGAAGATGACGATGTTGCCGATATACAAAAGGAaatctctcttctccagcAGCTCGCAACTTCGGGCGGTCCACCTCCCAACGTGATCAAGTACTATGGCAGTCTCATGCAGGGCCCACGCGTATGGATCATCATGGAGTATGCCGAGGGTGGAAGTATACGAACTCTG TCTCGGGCACAACCCCTGAAAGAACTTCACATCTGCCTCGTCGTCCGTGAAGTCTTGTTGGCTCTCGCGTTTCTTCACAAAAACGGGGTCATCCATCGTGATATCAAAG CCGCCAACATCCTCCTCACCACCCAGCCCCACCGTATTTTGCTGTGCGACTTTGGCGTCGCCGCATTACTTCAATCCTCCACCTCCAAACGGTCCACTTTTGTCGGCACACCTTACTGGATGGCCCCCGAGGTCGTGACCGAGGGCCGCATGTACGATGCCAAGGCCGATATCTGGTCTCTTGGAATCACCTTGCTGGAAATGGCTTACGGCGAGCCGCCCATGTCGGGCCAACCTGCCGCACGAGCCGTCATGCTTCTAGGCGATAAACGGATGCGCGCACCCAGACTCGAAGGTGATCACTGGAGCAAAGAGATGCGCGATTTTGTCGTTGGGTGCTTGAATGAAGAACCTGCGGACCGTCTCTCAGCCGAAGAACTGAGCAAGTCGAAATGGATCAAGCAGCAGAGCAAGACTCCCCTCACCGCCATGAACGATTTGATTGCGAGGTATCAAGCGTGGAAAGAGTCGGGCGGGCAGAGACAGAGTTTGGCGGCCGGTGTAGGAGCTAGTGTcgacgacgatgatgatgatcatcatcatcccGATGGCCATCCGGCTGATGGAGACTGGGCGTTTGAC ACTGTGCGCTCAAGAGCAAGCATGTTGCTTGGCAAGGAACAATCGGAAGACACCG CCCTTTCAAACCTGTCACCCCCTACAGCCCGTCCTGCACCTGCGCCTCAATCACTCCGTCGTCTTTTCCACGACGAATCATCCACGGACCCTGACCCTTTCCAATCTTTTGCCCACCAGCAACCTCCAACTCCTCAGACGACAGAAGGTAGCAGTACTATCAAACAAACCGGTCGTTTCCCCAGCCCAGAACAGTCAGATCTGCCGCCTCTTGACAACCGTGGTTCGCCTCCTCAAACCCCATCCAAAAGGAACGAATTCGATGGACAAACTATTCGTCAAGCCAGGTTGGGTCGAGATGGAAGATCACCTACACCGCTCATGATCACAACCGACTACCccccctcttcttccaatACTCCATCCGCTATGCCCACCGCCACTTACCATCCCGTCCAAACTTCACAAGAACCTACCCCTATCGCTCGCACCGACCAcaccgccaccaccaccaccgccaccgcCGCCGCCGTCCCTTCACCACGTCGCATCCAAAACAAGATGAGTCTTGATAATCTCTCTCTAACCCCTACAAGCAAAACCCAACCTGCAGTAGAAGAAAGGTCCAAGAGCAGTGGAGGCATGCGTCGACCAAGCGCAAGTGATGCCCGTGATGGTCTCCGCGGCTTTCAATTCCCACTTATGACTAAATCAGGCCCTGGGACCACCACCACTACCACCTCCGCTGCATCTTCTTCTACTGCACAAGCACCCGCATCGGGCAAATTGTTCCCACCCTCCCTCAACCGAAATCGTTCGGCCTCACCCACTTTCCCCTTCGCTGACCCCCTAACCACtacgacgacgacgaccaccaccaccaccaccaccaccaccacgACGTCACCCACAGGCACGTCGTCCCCCGGCTTCGGCGGTATAGCGCTCGGTCCCCGACCACCCATGATGCGCCAAGCGTCCGTAGCCGTCATGGAAGGCCGCGCCACCAGCCAATCTCAATCCCAAGCTCAAGCCCAAGCATTAGCTCTCGCCCTTGCACAGACACAAGCTCAGCAGCtgcagcagcaacagcaacagcagcaacatCAACAGCAAGGACCGGCCAGCCCGCCCTCACTGAAAAAGACGGTGGCGTTGGCTGTGCCTTATCCGATCGGTTTAGGGAGACCGGGTATGTCGGCAtcaacagcagcagcagcaggtGGATCAGGAGTGGGGGGAGGGGGACAGGGGATGATGATACGGAGTAGAAGCGGGAGTAAGGCGGAAGATGGACATCCTGTCGGCCTAAGAGATCTGTTAAAG TTTTCACCCGCCGTACCCGATATGCCAGACCTCCTCCCTCCTTCCCCATCCGTCGCTACCACCCCACATAAATTCTTCCCATCGCCTTCGCCTTTAGCGCAAACAACACAAGCGCACGCCGAACCGCCTTCGGCGGCAGCGGTGGCAGCGGCGATATCCTCGCTCCCGACCTTTGCCTCGGCTCCTATGAGCGCAGCTGCGTCACAGACGTCCTTAGCTTCCACTGGTACAATACCCGCTTCGGCTCCACCTGGTCTTGCTACACAGCCCGCAGCGTTTGCGTCAGTTAATGCCAAATTGGGACCACCCATCCGACCGCTCGATCTCAGCACGTTGGAATCGGATGATGTCTTTGACGAGTTGGGAAGAATGGTGGATGATATGCAGAGCTGGCTTAGTTGTGTCGAAAGCGGTTTGGAAGAGTTATTGGCTACCGGAGTAGACTCCCATAGTGCTTAA
- a CDS encoding glyoxal oxidase precursor, putative (Similar to TIGR gene model, INSD accession AAW41343.1), translated as MHSAILLSLLPVLATAHLGPSRSLNNRAFSQQQIRDGVIPGGYQVVGDSGVSAQMLFLGTEKTAYVLDKAENNSLKVTNDDGVTHPAWGTSYDLTSNKATPMQVSSNTFCAAGLSMATGEWAVFGGNQPVTYGGVATKDNPSIPDDYLDTDGGAAIRLLTPCDDGSCKWREGGDELTMTSKRWYPTVEVLGDGSLIVLGGDVNGGYVSTFVQNNPTYEFYPKTDNQSHYMDFLNYTVPVNLFPLTWLMPGGKLFMQAAYKTILYDLDAQKETPLPDMPYAVRVYPASAATALLPLTPANNYSATVLFCGGSAANFKLSSDGGAQFNVTAVPADNTCVRISPEDKNPTYEDDDYMLEGRSMGQFIFMPDGKMWMGNGVAMGTAGYGDERYSIGQSYGQEPLYQPAIYDPNAPAGSRWSREGLGISTQERMYHSTAILLADSSVLISGSNPNKDVTFEQWPTSYSVEQWYPLWYSEERPMPSSPWPSSLSYGGEYFNMSYTPSNSSSNPDNTKVVVIRTGFSTHAMNMGQRYLELNSTYTKDETSGEVIMHVSQMPPNANIFQPGPAMIFLVVDGIPSQGKMIMVGSGQIEAQPISEVAILPETSVIPAQTAPSSSDSAAGTSTVSSGSSKGTSASQNVDSGATAGLRASFATVLGSAAVGLALLL; from the exons ATGCACTCCGCtatcctcctctctcttcttccagtCCTGGCAACCGCCCACTTAGGTCCATCTCGCAGTCTGAATAACCGTGCGTTTTCTCAGCAGCAGATCCGAGATGGTGTCATTCCTGGTGGTTACCAAGTCGTTGGAGACTCCGGCGTTTCCGCACAGATGCTCTTTTTGG GGACTGAAAAGACTGCATACGTCCTCGACA AGGCCGAGAACAACTCTCTGAAAGTGACCAATGATGATGGTGTCACTCACCCAGCCTGGGGCACAAGCTACGACCTCACATCTAATAAAGCCACTCCCATGCAGGTATCTTCAAATACTTTTTGTGCTGCTGGTCTCTCCATGGCGACAGGCGAATGGGCTGTTTTTGGTGGCAACCAGCCTGTCACATATGGAGGCGTAGCGACCAAAGACAATCCCAGTATACCTGACGATTATTTGGATACTGATGGTGGCGCGGCCATCCGTCTGTTGACACCATGTGACGATGGAAGCTGCAAGTGGCGGGAGGGCGGCGACGAATTGACCATGACTTCCAAGAGGTGGTATCCCACTGTAGAGGTCCTTGGTGACGGTTCCTTGATTGTTCTTGGTGGAGATGTCAATGGCGG GTATGTTTCAACTTTTGTTCAGAACAATCCTACATACGAATTCTATCCCAAGACCGACAATCAGTCACATTATATGGATTTCCTTAACTACACTGTTCCTGTGAACCTCTTTCCTTTGACATGGCTCATGCCCGGAG GCAAGCTCTTCATGCAAGCTGCTTACAAAACTATCCTCTATGACTTGGATGCCCAAAAAGAGACTCCTCTTCCTGACATGCCCTATGCGGTCCGTGTCTACCCGGCATCTGCTGCCActgctcttcttcctttaACACCTGCCAACAACTACTCTGCTACTGTCCTCTTCTGCGGTGGTAGCGCTGCCAACTTCAAGCTTTCTTCCGATGGTGGCGCGCAGTTCAACGTGACTGCAGTGCCTGCAGATAACACCTGCGTTAGAATCAGCCCTGAAGACAAAAACCCTACATATGAAGACGATGACTATATGCTTGAAGGAAGGAGCATGGGGCAGTTTATCTTTATGCCTGATGGCAAGATGTGGATGGGTAATGG CGTTGCTATGGGAACTGCCGGATATGGTGACGAACGCTACTCCATTGGACAAAGTTATGGACAGGAACCTCTATATCAACCCGCAATTTACGA TCCCAACGCCCCTGCTGGCAGCCGATGGTCTCGTGAAGGTCTCGGGATAAGCACCCAAGAACGCATGTACCACTCAACCGCTATCCTTCTTGCAGACTCATCCGTGCTCATTTCTGGCTCCAACCCTAATAAGGATGTCACCTTTGAGCAGTGGCCCACATCTTATAGCGTCGAGCAATGGTACCCTCTCTGGTACAGTGAGGAGCGTCCTATGCCTTCTAGTCCTTGGCCATCTTCATTGAGCTACGGTGGCGAATACTTCAATATGTCTTACACTCCTTCCAACTCATCCTCCAACCCTGATAACACCAAGGTTGTCGTCATCCGTACTGGATTCTCAACCCACGCGATGAACATGGGTCAGAGGTACCTCGAATTGAACTCCACCTACACCAAGGACGAGACTTCGGGAGAGGTTATCATGCATGTTAGTCAGATGCCTCCAAACGCCAATATCTTCCAGCCTGGACCAGCTATGATTTTCTTAGTGGTTGACGGAATTCCTTCGCAAGGCAAG ATGATTATGGTTGGCTCTGGACAGATTGAGGCTCAACCCATTTCCGAGGTGGCCATACTCCCGGAGACATCCGTCATCCCTGCCCAGACAGCTCCTAGCTCATCAGACAGTGCTGCGGGCACTTCAACGGTTTCTTCCGGATCGTCCAAGGGGACATCTGCTTCGCAAAATGTCGATTCTGGCGCGACAGCTGGTCTGCGCGCAAGTTTCGCTACCGTTCTCGGTTCTGCGGCTGTAGGACTGGCTTTGCTTTTGTAA
- a CDS encoding RING zinc finger protein, putative (Similar to TIGR gene model, INSD accession AAW40918.1), whose amino-acid sequence MQAASPAPERPATPRVPLPLSLPILSPLCHVPSPSPGADAVPAAYHQPPDAPMPSSSSSPGRRGFHDDLQHHNPVPPFVDHTEDQMLREDYNRLRARRTSATLSSSPAANLSPSSLSVHRRSLGDNAQRLPSDFAPSPVPPHVNPVPPYLDYIEDEMLRNDHVRVRSSARGNSVGTLSSEHVPAAFPTNNIVPPHASPSSSTSAISPSSRHQPVASEEANDRWSRDRLTDRRRAMLASQRDDNNRPGPWTQAWSRTADEPFNAETNNDRYWDAEYSPAYIERRPLQQRASSSSSSSSIRPSPVVTNMGGHDRQALNRDINETVGRRLGSLRPVQMQNPSFPLEASTNTLRRREVSRGPHRTAATAAATASEGNLWGELERDNRSSYTTLPSLSSLSSSFSPSSRQSAAPSANNGDSGITAPTQGSVFRAYVNSNHGQDEDDDFGDGFGDDFDDDDDDDDVDDEDYDDENENGIGEMLNPDIMREVYNLLTARPVQPMATFSGPSMVAGEPIELIHAHAQLQQQHAHVASAFGRIFRQRPPRQSLEDLRLSPQMDDHTIQETLMSAIKGLKHVSDGKKRRMTMGILENIIWAEFGEREGMVRDEYCSVCHDEYEDTTEISVTPCKHMYHKDCLCTWLNTPKISSCPMCRRDLALLAALTNMVPSKTVDEAIPYWYKV is encoded by the exons ATGCAGGCAGCATCACCGGCCCCCGAGCGCCCCGCGACCCCGCGCGTCCCTCTCCCCCTCTCCCTGCCAATCCTCTCCCCTCTCTGCCATGTGCCATCCCCAAGCCCGGGCGCCGACGCCGTACCCGCTGCATACCACCAGCCCCCGGATGCACCCATGCCCAGCAGCTCATCCTCCCCCGGCCGCCGTGGCTTCCACGACGATCTCCAGCACCACAATCCAGTCCCTCCCTTCGTCGACCACACGGAAGACCAGATGCTGAGGGAAGACTACAACCGGCTCCGCGCCCGTCGCACATCCGCCACCTTGTCCTCCTCGCCCGCCGCCAACCTCAGCCCGTCGTCTCTGTCCGTACACAGGCGATCACTCGGTGACAACGCCCAGAGACTGCCATCCGACTTTGCCCCGAGCCCCGTCCCACCCCACGTGAACCCTGTCCCACCGTACCTCGATTACATTGAAGACGAAATGCTGAGAAACGACCATGTACGTGTGCGATCAAGTGCCAGAGGCAACTCGGTCGGTACTCTCTCTTCAGAACATGTTCCTGCTGCTTTCCCCACGAATAATATAGTTCCTCCCCACgcttctccatcttcttcgacaAGTGCAATTTCCCCATCTTCACGACATCAGCCTGTCGCTTCTGAAGAAGCCAACGATCGTTGGTCGCGTGATCGCCTGACTGACCGGCGCAGAGCTATGCTCGCATCCCAGAGGGATGATAATAATCGACCTGGCCCTTGGACCCAAGCATGGAGCAGGACTGCCGATGAACCTTTTAATGCAGAGACAAATAACGACAGGTACTGGGATGCAGAGTACTCTCCCGCGTATATTGAAAGACGGCCTTTGCAACAGCGCgcatcatcttcatcgtcatcgtcTTCCATTCGTCCGAGCCCGGTGGTGACCAATATGGGCGGGCACGATCGCCAGGCACTGAATCGCGATATCAACGAGACGGTCGGTAGACGACTCGGGTCTCTCCGTCCCGTACAAATGCAAAACCCGTCATTCCCCCTTGAAGCCAGTACGAACACGTTGAGGCGCCGCGAGGTATCTCGCGGACCGCACCgaacagcagcaacagcagcagctaCAGCTTCCGAGGGCAACTTGTGGGGCGAACTCGAGCGAGACAACAGGTCTTCTTACACAACGCTACCATCATTGTCGTCGTTGTCGTCATcattttctccttcttccagGCAAAGCGCAGCTCCATCTGCCAACAATGGCGATTCAGGCATTACCGCACCTACGCAAGGATCCGTCTTTCGGGCCTATGTCAACAGCAACCATGGTCAAGACGAAGACGACGACTTTGGGGACGGCTTTGGGGACGATTTTGACgatgatgacgacgacgacgacgtCGACGACGAGGACTATGACGATGAAAATGAAAACGGTATCGGCGAGATGCTCAATCCTGATATCATGCGAGAAGTATACAACCTTCTTACCGCCCGACCTGTCCAGCCGATGGCCACGTTCTCCGGCCCCAGTATGGTCGCCGGCGAACCAATCGAGCTAATTCACGCGCACGCACAACTTCAGCAGCAGCACGCGCATGTAGCGTCGGCGTTTGGACGCATCTTTAGACAACGACCGCCGCGACAGTCATTAGAAGACTTGCGTCTTTCTCCCCAGATGGACGATCATACTATACAGGAAACGTTAATGTCAGCAATAAAAGGTCTCAAGCACGTAAGtgatgggaagaagaggaggatgacGATGGGTATATTGGAGAATATCATTTGGGCAGAGTTTggggagagagaggggaTGGTGAGGGATGAATACTGTTCAGTGTGTCATGACGAG TATGAAGATACTACAGAAATTTCCGTTACGCCTTGTAAACACATGTATCACAAGGACTGTCTCTGC ACATGGTTAAATACCCCCAAGATTTCTTCTTGCCCCATGTGCAGACGCGATCTAGCTCTTCTTGCGGCTCTCACCAACATGGTTCCCAGCAAGACTGTAGATGAAGCGATCCCATACTGGTACAAGGTCTGA
- a CDS encoding uncharacterized protein (Similar to TIGR gene model, INSD accession AAW40922.1) codes for MSPSTTYQKARLSLAMLGLNGLPLDEYLSQLPPLPDTPKGSRRIDDIPEGIVSQSISQYSSPELSTSGRQEELDKGDRGSLRVPVPRNRVNVGSPLAKDPTTMSSSIEEGEDSPISPDTLQVGPHYEKIACDQSISQSPLARTSADQSVNHQAVPARRLSASFRLPNMGDISLIGECSLFGGASSVGDDSRDDSLDFELRDLRPKVDTINRSTSNPFMTRQQRNIDPALSQHLGQSTLLPTSPVKQAHLLASTNALHHVEPPWRGNDSTMTTSSDDSSCTTAGSRLTSPTRSSLAKVQSLPRSNALRRFPASKTGRTFPASSSSNSLASVGEEESERPIDLDKSTLLPVSPQKAAYLLRDEEMIARETLDEEPSYMLSIPPVTACRAAARSTGHDNDRTMDVRDLMAKVGKPKRASGTEESFVDLLHAEDDMFAKMDMTILGADETMMMPPILRPRQTSPSKIADQAQASTKTTLPTSRTSHKLSTLGDNRIHENKHVNLSRSKSLSKVAEIIQRVKADRLGVTSALRPGFPPKTVSVARTYKTSSTSIVTPAAPKVRTKVAPHTTGSRRISLSAGAVSSSASQKSIDLPRPAHIGSTCTYSTLLGTNPTSTSSSRRTTSAFIETHTARIAARDTQATLTARVPRASIVPSSRSEVKNRSGSVSSSISTSATVSCVPNSRPNIAAHRTITRSHTTEGLSTTASVRVPRASVAASSRPAGLPLPSTGPTARSATANTPASMATRARLSRAFGSDATSATNRLHQPATSTLATTATNKSSKLSSNPSVTSVRLSATSTDRLKSRALSTPASAATRQSVLPISHALPTPRSAIDTTKKLSKLPASTIGLPKPRGSTLPRPSISRVPAGGLGKNSAPPGSGSNIAALRSRLDELQAKQKERAAARRV; via the exons ATGTCCCCATCTACCACATATCAGAAGGCAAGGCTATCCTT AGCCATGCTCGGCCTCAACGGTCTTCCCCTTGACGAATATCTTTCCCAGCTGCCACCACTACCAGACACGCCCAAGGGATCAAGGAGAATTGATGATATTCCTGAAGGAATTGTCTCCCAGTCCATCTCTCAATATAGTAGTCCCGAACTTTCTACGTCGGGACGTCAAGAGGAGCTCGACAAGGGCGACAGGGGTAGTTTGAGGGTTCCCGTTCCCAGGAACCGGGTCAATGTTGGCAGCCCATTGGCCAAGGACCCTACCACAATGAGCAGCTCTAttgaagaaggtgaagacAGTCCCATCTCCCCAGATACTCTTCAAGTCGGCCCACACTACGAGAAAATAGCTTGTGATCAGTCAATTTCCCAGTCTCCTTTGGCTCGAACCTCCGCGGACCAATCGGTCAACCATCAAGCCGTACCTGCACGAAGATTGTCAGCCTCATTTCGCCTTCCAAACATGGGAGATATCTCTCTTATTGGGGAATGTTCTTTGTTCGGCGGGGCCAGTAGTGTAGGGGATGACAGTCGGGATGACAGTTTGGATTTTGAATTGAGGGATCTCAGGCCAAAGGTTGATACCATCAATCGTTCCACCAGCAACCCTTTCATGACTAGGCAACAGAGGAATATCGACCCTGCCTTGTCTCAGCATCTTGGTCAATCTACGCTTCTGCCAACTTCTCCTGTTAAGCAAGcccaccttcttgcctCGACTAATGCTCTTCATCATGTCGAGCCACCTTGGCGCGGCAACGATTCCACCATGACTACCTCTTCTGATGATTCCAGCTGCACGACCGCAGGGTCTCGGCTAACATCTCCTACTCGATCATCGTTGGCCAAGGTTCAGTCACTTCCTCGCTCCAATGCACTCCGTCGATTTCCCGCATCCAAAACAGGACGTACATttcctgcttcttcttccagcaACAGTCTTGCATCAGTTGGTGAGGAAGAATCGGAACGGCCTATTGATCTTGACAAAAGCACTCTTTTGCCCGTTAGTCCTCAAAAAGCTGCATATCTTCTTCGTGACGAGGAGATGATTGCTCGCGAGACTTTGGATGAAGAACCTAGCTACATGCTGTCGATCCCGCCTGTCACAGCTTGTCGAGCAGCTGCCAGATCTACCGGCCACGATAATGATAGGACAATGGACGTGAGAGATCTCATGGCTAAAGTCGGAAAACCAAAGAGAGCTTCAGGGACAGAGGAGAGCTTTGTCGATCTACTGCATGCCGAAGACGACATGTTTGCAAAGATGGATAT GACGATATTGGGTGCGGATGAGACAATGATGATGCCCCCTATTCTGCGACCTCGCCAAACGAGTCCTTCGAAGATCGCTGATCAAGCTCAGGCATCTACCAAGACTACTTTACCTACGTCTCGTACTAGTCATAAGCTCTCAACCCTAGGCGATAATCGAATTCATGAGAATAAGCATGTTAATCTCAGTCGATCGAAGAGCTTATCCAAAGTTGCTGAGATTATTCAGCGTGTTAAGGCTGATAGGCTTGGTGTAACATCGGCTCTACGACCTGGTTTTCCACCCAAAACTGTCTCTGTAGCCCGTACCTACAAGACTTCTTCGACCTCGATTGTAACACCAGCTGCACCCAAGGTTAGAACAAAGGTAGCTCCTCACACAACTGGCTCCCGCCGAATTTCCCTCTCCGCTGGAGCTGTCTCTAGTAGCGCCTCGCAAAAAAGTATCGACCTGCCTCGACCAGCTCACATCGGATCGACCTGCACATATTCAACCTTGCTTGGTACCAACCCGACTTCGACTTCGTCTTCCAGGAGGACAACTTCTGCGTTCATTGAGACCCACACAGCCCGAATCGCAGCCCGTGATACACAGGCCACTCTTACTGCTCGCGTGCCTAGAGCAAGTATTGTACCTTCTTCCCGAAGCGAGGTCAAGAACCGGTCCGGCTCAGTATCCAGTAGTATTTCAACTTCTGCGACAGTCTCTTGCGTTCCAAACTCACGGCCGAACATCGCTGCTCATCGTACCATTACCCGATCACACACGACAGAAGGGCTTTCGACAACAGCTTCTGTTCGTGTCCCCAGAGCATCAGTTGCGGCTTCATCCCGACCGGCCGGTCTTCCACTGCCCAGCACGGGACCCACTGCAAGGTCAGCGACAGCCAACACGCCTGCCTCCATGGCGACTAGGGCACGGCTTTCACGGGCATTTGGTAGCGATGCCACATCCGCTACCAATCGATTGCATCAACCGGCGACCTCTACACTTGCTACTACTGCCACTAATAAAAGCTCAAAGCTTTCATCGAACCCTTCGGTAACCAGTGTTCGATTATCCGCTACTAGTACAGACCGCCTCAAATCGCGAGCTCTTTCTACACCTGCTTCCGCTGCCACTCGCCAGTCTGTCCTTCCTATATCTCATGCTCTTCCCACACCTCGGTCGGCTATTGATACCACTAAAAAACTATCAAAGCTTCCGGCAAGCACCATTGGCTTACCCAAGCCACGTGGGAGCACGCTTCCGCGACCATCTATTAGCCGTGTACCCGCAGGAGGACTTGGCAAGAATTCTGCGCCGCCTGGATCAGGAAGTAATATAGCCGCTTTAAGATCGCGGTTAGATGAGTTGCAGGCAAAGCAAAAAGAGAGAGCTGCAGCGAGGCGTGTGTAA
- a CDS encoding uncharacterized protein (Similar to TIGR gene model, INSD accession AAW41342.1) — MSLSSDLDKQIEQLKRCETIPESAVKELCTKAKEILMEEGNVQYVDSPVTICGDIHGQFFDLMELFKIGGFCPETNYIFMGDFVDRGFYSVETFLLLLLLKVRYPDRITLIRGNHESRQITQVYGFYDECQRKYGSSNVWRYCCDVFDYLSLGCVVDGRVFCVHGGLSPAVHRLDQIRVIDRRQEVPHEGPMCDLLWSDPDEEIQGWGMSPRGAGFLFGRDVVEQFNHANDIELVARAHQLVMEGYKLMFDRRIVTVWSAPNYCYRCGNTASVLELDENLRQEYKTFDAAPPDARSIPQKRPMTHEYFL; from the exons ATGTCTCTATCATCAGATCTGGACAA GCAAATCGAGCAGTTAAAACGATGCGAGACTATACCAGAATCAGCAGTAAAAGAACTATGCACAAAGGCAAAGGAAATATTGATGGAGGAAGGCAATGTACAATACGTTGATAGTCCAGTAACC ATTTGTGGAGATATACATGGTCAGTTTTTCGATCTTATGGAGCTGTTCAAGATTGGAGGATTCTGCCCCGAGACAAATTACATCTTTATGG GTGACTTCGTCGACCGAGGATTTTACTCTGTCGAaacctttctccttctcctaTTATTAAAAGTCAGATATCCTGATCGCATCACTCTTATTCGAGGTAACCATGAGTCGCGACAAATCACTCAAGTTTATGGATTCTACGACGAATGTCAGAGGAAATACGGGAGTTCGAATGTTTGGAGATACTGTTGCGACGTGTTTGACTACCTGAGTCTGGGCTGTGTTGTCGACGGGCGGGTGTTCTGTGTCCATGGAGGATTAAGTCCCGCTGTCCATCGGTTAGATCAA ATAAGGGTGATAGATAGACGGCAAGAGGTACCGCACGAGGGGCCCATGTGCGATCTGTTATGGTCAGATCCTGACG AGGAAATACAAGGCTGGGGTATGTCACCGAGAGGGGCAGGCTTCTTGTTTGGACGGGATGTTGTTGAG CAATTTAATCACGCGAACGACATAGAATTAGTGGCTAGAGCGCATCAGCTGGTGATGGAAGGGTACAAG CTCATGTTCGACCGGCGAATCGTCACTGTTTGGTCAGCGCCCAATTACTGTTACAG ATGTGGAAACACAGCAAGCGTTCTCGAATTAGACGAGAATTTACGCCAAGAATACAAAACCTTTGACGCAGCACCACCAGATGCCCGCTCAATCCCGCAAAAGCGACCTATGACGCATGAGTACTTTTTGTAG